The segment CTGAGCGCTATCGACGCCAGCCGTAAGCCGGCGCTCGCCCGGTTCATCTATGCGCTGGGCATTCCTGACGTCGGCGAGGAAACCGCCAAGTTGCTGGCGCGGGCTCTCGGCTCGCTGGAGCGCATCAGTCGTGCGCTGCCCGATGTGCTCGTCTATCTGCCGGACGTCGGCCTGGAAGTGGCCCACGAGATCCACAGCTTTTTCGCCGACGCGCACAATCGCCAGGTCATCGCCCAGCTGCGCGAGCGCGGCGTGCAGCTGCAGGAGGAGGGCGAGGTGCATCCGGAGTTCGCCGCCTGCGCGACGCTCGCTGACCTGCTCGACCGGCTGAATATTCCCTATATCGCCCGCACCGGTGCGCAACGCCTGGCTGAGCGCTTCGGTAGCCTGGAGGCGATTATCGCCGCCGACTGGCTCGACTTGCGCCAGGTCGAACGCCTCAACGAAAAGGCCGCGCGCGCCCTGCGTGACTATTTCGACAACGCCGAGAACGCCGAGCGCGCCCGCGCCATCGAGGCGCAGCTACGCGAGTTCGGCATGCACTGGCAAAGCGAGAAGAAAGCGGCCGAGGGCCTGCCATTGGCCGGGCAGACCTGGGTGCTGACCGGCACCCTGGAAAGCATGAGCCGCGACGAGGGCAAGGCGCGCTTGGAGGCCCTGGGGGCAAAGGTTGCTGGTTCCGTTTCGGCCAAGACGACGTGCGTGGTCGCCGGGCCGGGTGCGGGCTCCAAGCTCGCCAAGGCGAATGAACTCGGTGTGACGGTGCTCGACGAAGCGCAATTCCTCGAGCACCTCGCTCAGCTTGGTTCATAGCGCGCCAGCATAAGCCCATCCCAGCGACCCTCGCCGCCAAAGCCGCTCCGGACTGTTTCGCTGAAGCTGTAGGAGCGGCCTTTGCCGCGAATGCTCTCCGAGGCCCGTCAGCACTCAACGATCTTCCTTCCTGCCACCTAAGCAAACCGCTTCCGCCATCTCCCTAAAGTTTTCCCCGCTCCACCCGAAAAACTGGTCAAGCAAGTCCGCAGTACGGATGCGCTGGCGTAGCGGTGGTGCGGTACCGGGCCCACGAAAAAATTCGAACCTGCCCTAAAGCCAACCCAAACGGCGCCGATAAAAGGAAAGAATGCGAACTCGATGGGTGCCTGGGCACAAGCCGGCCCGGAGTCGCAAGCTCAGGCAACCAAAGTAACTAGCGCCCTTGGAGGCAAACACCATGGCTCTTACTGTCAATACCAACATTGCTTCGCTGAACACCCAGCGTAATCTCAGCAACTCGTCCAATGCGTTGCAGACCTCCATGCAACGCTTGTCTACCGGTAGTCGTATCAATAGTGCGAAGGATGATGCTGCGGGTCTGCAAATCGCCAACCGCCTGACTAGCCAAATAAGCGGCTTGGGTGTGGCGGTTAAGAACGCTAACGATGGCATCTCCATGGCTCAGACTGCCGAAGGTGCGATGCAGCAAAGCACGAACATCCTTCAGCGGATGCGGGATCTCTCGCTTCAAGCAGCCAACGGTTCCAACGATAGTGCTGATCGTGGAGCCCTGCAGAAAGAAGTTGCGCAATTGCAACAAGAAATGGATCGGATTGCTGAAACTACCGTATTCGGCGGCCGCAAGTTGCTTAACGGAACCTTTAGCGGGGTTCAGTTCCAAGTGGGGTCAAATGCGAATGAAACCATTGGTTTCAGCATTGGGTCAGCGCGGGCTGAGGATCTTGGTAGGGTTAACGCTCTTTCGTTTGCTGGACTGGACTCTAGTAATGTCGCGAGTGGCAGCACTGGCGGAATCGCTACGCAAGATCTTACATTCAAAGTCGATAATCGCGAGAGCACGGTATCCTTAACAGCTGGCGCAAGCGCCCGTGATGTTGCTGATGCAGTCAATGCTGAGGTAGACGGTGTAACAGCCAAAGCGACTACTGTAGCTCAAGTTGGATTCGCAGATATTGCGGGAGGTACAGACGGAGCCGATCCAGCTGACGACGTTGAAGTCTCGATGAGCTTCAAAATTAACGGCATAACGTTGTCCAATATCGGCAATGCTGATGGTATGACCGGCGCGGAGCAAGCTGAAGCGCTACAAAAAGCCATTCAGTCTGAATCTAGATTGTCTGATTTGCAGGTTTCTATCGATGGAACTGATCCTACAAAACTTAATATCACTGACAGTACAGGTAAAAATATTTCAGTTGAGCTTGCTGGCCAAACAGGGGTAGCAGCAGTAACCCTGGATTCGATGCAATCGGATGCGGCTGGTGTGTTGACCGGCACTGGCGCGGCTCAAGATTTGATTACTGCTGGTGATGAGGCTGGCGTGGTAACGGGGCACGTATCATTTACGGCGACAGCTGGTGCTGTAAGTGTAAAAAGCAGCGTTAACGCTAATAATGGATTGGGTACTTTGGGGACCACCGAAGTCGTTGGGACGCTGACTGACTCTGGAAAGCGGGTCTCTACGATTGATATCTCGACAGTAGATGGCGCGCAGTCTGCTATTGATGTTATCGACGCAGCGCTGGCTTCGATTGATGACACCCGAGCAAATATGGGTGCGGTACAGAATCGCTTCGAAAACACTATTTCAAATCTGCAAAACATCAGCGAAAACGTTTCTGCAGCCCGTGGCCGTATTCAGGATACCGACTTTGCCGCCGAAACCGCGAATCTGAGCAAGAACCAGATTCTGCAACAGGCTGGTACTGCGATCCTGGCCCAGGCCAAGCAGCTGCCGCAGGCCGTTCTCAGCCTCCTGCAGTAAGCCCAGGCGCAATGGATGGGGTGGCGCGCCACCCCATCGATTCATTGAGAGGTGAGTCATGGACGTCGCAAGAGTAGCGGCACCCCTCGCGTCAACCTCCTCGAGCACTGCGATGCCCAGCCCCCGTCAGGAGGCTGGGTTTTCGTTGTTGCAGGGTGAAGGTGGTTTTGGCAAGGCGCCACAGAACGTAGATGTAAACGAAGCAGTAGAGCGAATTCGCACGCAGGTGCAGACTTTGCAGCGCGATTTGAACTTCAGTGTGGATGACTCCACCGGTCAAGTAGTGGTGCAGGTGCTGGATGGTGACTCGGGCAAGGTAGTGCGGCAGATTCCGTCGGAGGATATTCTGCGCTTGGCCGAGCGCCTGGATGAAATGCGCAGCCTATTGTTCGAGGCTAAGGCTTAGCGGCACGTTTCTTGTTTGGTTGCTGATCGAGATACGGACGTGTGGTTTATTTGACGAGGTGAAGCTATGGCGGGCGTAACAGGCATCGGTTCCGGAATCGATATCGACAGTATCGTTGCGAGTATGGTCGCTGCTGAGCGTGCTCCGAAGGAAAGCCAGCTTGCAACCCTCGAGAAAAAGACCACCACGCAAATCACAGCGATTGGCGCCCTTAAAGGCGCAATAAGTGACTTCCAGGCCGCGCTGGGTGCTTTGAACAAGCCAAACCTGTTCCAGGCGCGCTCGGCTACGTCCAGTAAGTCCGATCTGGTAGGTGTTACGGCGGCAACTACTGCGGGAGCTGGCAGCTATCAGCTGGAGGTCAAGTCCCTGGCGAGTAGCAGCAAGGTGGCATTGCAGCCGTTCACCAATACTGCCGAGGCGCCCGCTACCTTTGGCGGTGGCACGCTGACGTTCAAGGTGGGCGACGAGAGCCTTTCGGTCACCGTGGACGACGCCAATAACACGCTGGTGGGCATCCGCGATGCAGTCAATGCGAGTGGCAAGGAAGTTGGGCTCACTGCCACCATCGTTACAGATGATGCGGGTGCGCGACTGGTGCTCAGCAGTGCCAGTACCGGGACAGGTGAAGATATAACGGTCGAAGGCAAAACAACGAATGCCGGGATGGGAAGCCTCTCGCTTGAAGCTTTGAAATTTGATGGCTCGATCGTCGAACCAAAGCTGAGCGATTTTGAAAACGATCCGCAAGGATATGAGTCGGCAATGGCCCTATACCGGGAAGGCCCCATGACCCTTTCCAAGGCGCAAAGCGCGCAGATTTCTGTTGATGGTCTGTTGATCACCAGTAAGACAAACAAAGTAGACAGCGCTATCGAGGGCGTCACGCTCGACCTCAAGGCCAAAACGGCCGCCAACGAGCCCTTGACCATCACAGTGGCGGAAGACAAGGTTGGGGTCAAAAAGCAGATTCAGTCCTTTGTCGACAGCTACAACAAGCTGATCGGTGTGATCAATGCGCAGACGAAGGTCACAGCGGTTGGTGATGACAAGGCGCCGCTAACGGGGGCCTTGGTTGGCGATGCCACAGCGCGCACCTTGCTTAACACGATTCGCAACGAGCTGGTTAATGTGCAGAGTGATGGCGCCATACGCGCGCTGACGGACATCGGCATCACCACACAGAAGGACGGTACGCTGGCCATCGATAGCACCAAGCTGGACAAGGCGATGGCTAACAACTTCGCGGAACTGCCGGCGCTGTTTACTGGAGAGCAGGGGCTTGCCACACGACTGGATAACAAGCTCAAGCCTTACACCGAAACCGGGGGGATTCTCGAGCAGCGCAACAAGGCTATGACCGAGACGATCTCCAAGATCGATGACCAGAAGGAAGACCTGACGCGCCGCATCGCTTCGCTACAGGAGCGGTTGTACAAGCAGTTCAACGCCATGGACACCCTGGTCGGCCAGTTAACCAATACTTCCAACAGCCTTCTGGCTTCGTTGGAAAATCTGCCTTGGGCCGCGAGCAATTCGAAAAAATGACGGCTTCAACAGAAATAAAAAACCGCCTTCGGGCGGTTTTTTATTTCTGTTCGATGTTCAAGTCTGGCGCGCCCTGACCGATAAACAGATCATGCGATTGATGTGATGAGGGTTTCTTCCAATGAATGCTATGGCAGCAATGCGGCAATATCAGCAGGTCGGCGTAAAAGCGCAGGTTACCGAGGCCGACCCGCATCGTCTGATCCAGATGCTGATGCAGGGCGGGCTCGACCGAATTGCCCAGGCTCGTGGCGCGATGCTGCGCCAAGCGTATGCGGAGAAAGGTGTGCTGATTGGTAAGGCAATCAACATCGTTGGCGGGTTGCGTGACGTGCTGGACAAGGAGGCCGGGGGTGAGCTGGCTGAGAATCTCGAACGTCTTTACGAATATATGACGATGCGCCTGTTCGAGGCCAGTCGCCATAATGACGTTGGCAAGCTCGACGAAGTGGCATCGTTGCTGTCAGAGGTCAAGAACGGTTGGGACGCCATCGGGCCCAACGCCTAAGTTGGCTCGGGATTGCAAAAAGCGCTGGCATTGCCAGCGCTTTTTTTGTTCGCTCGCTAATCTGTCGGCCAATAACTGGGTGTTAGCGATACTCGCAGAGATACGCAGTATCTACGGCGACCTTTAGCTGGAACTTGCTATTGGCGGGAACTGTAAACTGAGTTCCAGCAGCAAATGTCCGATAATCCTCGGCATCGGGCAGCTTCACATCCAGGCTGCCGGCAATAACGTGCATGACTTCCAGTTGGCTCGTACCGAATTCGTACTCACCTGGTGCCATTACGCCAACCGTGGCAGGGCCTTCGACCATATCGAACGCGATGGATTTGACGGTGCCATCGAAGTACTCGTTAACCTTGAACATGCTGATACCTTGCATGAGTTAAAAATGGGTGGCCAGTATGCCCAAGCGTCCGAACGTCGTCACCTGGCCAGGCGGTTCGATCTCGGTAGAAAAGGGCGTCGCGTAACGAAATGTCAGCGAGGGGTGCGTTCGGCGTGACCGCAAACTAATATTTCGTTCGTGATTCGGTCAGGAGTAGTCAATGGAGTGTCGTTCCGGATGCGGGGCATGTTGCATCGCTCCTTCCATCAGTTCGCCTATACCTGGCATGCCACAAGGCAAACCCGCAGGGGTGCGCTGTGCTCAGCTTTCGGCGCAGTTCCGCTGCCTGATTTTCGGCGATGCTGAAAGGCCGGCGGTGTGCTCGGCTTTCCAGGCCGAGCCGGCAATTTGCGGTCAGGACCGCGAAGATGCTGTGCGGATTCTTGGTTGGCTTGAACAAGCCACGGCCTGACCGGTCCGATTCGCATACAACAAAAAGGTGAAGCATGAATTTGAAAGGTTGCGTTGTGGGTGCCTTGCTGATGTTGCCGCTGCTTTCCGTGCAGGCCGCCGAAGGCTGGGAGCTGGCCAAGGAGGAGGATGGCGTCAAGGTCTATTTGCAGACGGTCCCGGGTTCGAAGTACAAGGCTTATCGCGGCGTCGCGATGATGGATACGGATGTCGCAACACTCAAGAAGCTCCAGGAAGACGTCGGCGGCGCCTGTGCGTGGATCCACGAGTGCAAGGAGCAGAAGCTGCTCAAACAGGAGGGAAGCACAGCGGTAACCTATACCCGTTTCAATACCCCCTGGCCAGTCACTCCGCGTGACTCCGTGGTTCAGGTAACGGAAAGCAAGCTCAAGAACGGCGGGCTGCGCCGTGATCTGAAGGGGCTTCCCCAGTACCTTCCGGAAGAGGATGGCTATGTTCGTGTGAGCGAAGTGGAGGGCTTCTGGGAGATGAATCCGCAACCCGGCGGTGAAGTCGAGGTGGTCTATCAGGTGCACACCGAGCCGGGTGGTAGCGTGCCGTCCTGGCTGGCCAACAAGTTCGTGGTCGAGGCGCCTTTGAACACCTTGCGTAACCTGCGCGAGCGCGCCGAAAAGCGTTGAGTGTGCCCGTAGGAGAAAAAGAAGGCTGCCCTAGGCAGCCTTCTTTCTTAAACCAGCCTGTTTTAGCGCGGCAGATCGCGCTTGGCGGGGCCGGTGTAGAGCTGACGCGGGCGGCCAATCTTCTGGCCCGAAGCGATCATTTCCTTCCAGTGGGAAATCCAGCCGACAGTCCGCGACATCGCGAAGATGACCGTGAACATGCTGGTAGGAATGCCGATGGCCTTGAGGATGATGCCCGAGTAGAAGTCCACGTTCGGGTACAGGTTGCGCTCGGCGAAGTAGGGGTCGCTCAGGGCGATCTCTTCCAGCTTCATCGCGAGTTCGAGCTGCGGATCGTTGATGCCCAGCTCGCCCAGAACCTCATCGCAGGTCTGCTTCATGACCTTGGCGCGCGGGTCGAAGTTCTTGTACACGCGGTGACCGAAGCCCATCAGCTTGAACGGATCGTTCTTGTCCTTGGCCTTGGCCAGGAACTTCTCGATGTTGGACACGTCGCCGATCTCGTCCAGCATGGTGAGTACGGCTTCGTTGGCGCCGCCGTGAGCCGGGCCCCACAGCGCGGCGATGCCGGCGGCGATACAGGCGAACGGGTTGGCGCCGGTCGAGCCCGCCAGGCGGACAGTCGAAGTAGATGCATTCTGCTCATGGTCAGCGTGGAGGATGAAGATCCGATCCATCGCCTTGGCCAACACCGGGCTGATCGGCTTAACCTCGGCCGGGGTGTTGAACATCATGTGCAGGAAGTTTTCTGCATAGTTCAGGTCGTTGCGCGGATACATCAGCGGCTGACCCATGGAGTACTTGTAGACCATCGCGGCGATGGTCGGCATCTTCGCGATCAGTCGATGCGCGGAGATTTCACGATGCTGCGGATTATTGATATCCAGCGAGTCGTGGTAGAAGGCGGAAAGTGCACCCACGATGCCGCACATGACAGCCATCGGATGAGCATCGCGGCGGAAGCCGTTGAGGAACGTCTTTAGCTGCTCGTGAACGATGGTGTGGTTCTTGATGGTGTCGACGAACTTGGCTTTCTGCTCGACGGTGGGCAGCTCGCCATTGAGCAGCAGGTAGCAGGTTTCCAGGTAGTCGGATTTCTCGGCCAGCTGCTCGATCGGATAGCCACGATGCAGCAGGATGCCCTGGTCACCGTCGATGTAGGTGATCTTGGATTCGCAAGAGGCGGTGGACATGAAGCCCGGATCGAAGGTGAAGTGACCCGTGGAGGTCCCCAGGCTTCGTACATCTATAACGTCAGGCCCTACGGTACCGGAATAAACGGGCAGTTCGACGGGGGCGGCGCCCTCGATGATCAACTGCGCTTTCTTGTCAGCCATGCATGGCCTCCTGTTTTGTGCTTGGAATCATCATGGCCCCCCACGCAGGGCCCGCATCACTATAGTGTGATAAATCGCAAAGTCAATTTGCGCAGAGCCTCGCTGCAGAGGGGGTTCGGGGGTGTCTGTGCAGCGCTGGGCTGACTGTTTACGGCATTTATATAGGGGTCGCCATCAGCCTTTAGTGGCACTTCACCACATTGTGCTTAGTGACCTAACTGTTTATACTCCGGCACCGACCGGCAGGGGCCTTACAGGCGGAAATCTGTAGGTTGTCACTCGTGGGTAGCGGGTACTGCTGCGTACTCTTCCCAACAACTTTGCCCTGCGCTCTGGGGCTCTCAAGTGTGAAAAGAAGCCGTGAAAAGCCAACGACCTGTAAACCTAGATCTTAGGACAATAAAACTCCCAATCACTGCTTACACGTCGATTCTCCACCGTGTATCCGGTGTCATCCTGTTCATCGGTATCGCGCTCATGCTGTTCGCGCTCGATGCATCGCTGTCTTCGCCAGAAGGCTTCGATGAGGTGCGAGGCTACCTGAGCAGCCCATTGGCCAAGCTGATTGTCTGGGCGCTGCTTTCGGCGCTTCTCTATCACTTGGTCGCTGGCATTCGCCACCTGGTGATGGATACGGGTCACGGTGAGACGCTCGAGGGCGGCAAGCTGGGCTCGAAGATCGTCATCATCGTTTCTGCGGTACTGATCGTTTTGGCGGGAGTGTGGATATGGTAACCAACGTCACCAACTTCTCGCGTTCAGGTCTGTATGACTGGATGGCGCAGCGTGTGTCGGCAGTCGTGCTGGCGGCTTATTTCCTGTTTCTTCTCGGATACCTGATTGCCAACCCAGGGTTGGAATTCGCTCAGTGGCGCGAGCTTTTTTCGGCCAACTGGATGCGCATCTTCAGTCTGCTGGCGCTGGTTTCGCTTAGCGTGCATGCATGGGTCGGTATGTGGACGATTTCCACTGACTACCTGACCAACATGGCGATCGGTAAGTGGGCTACCGGCGTGCGTTTCCTGTTCCAGGCGGTGTGTGGCATTGCCATGTTCACCTTCTTCGTCTGGGGCGTACAGATTCTGTGGGGTATCTGATTCATGGCTAACATTCGTACGCTTTCCTTCGATGCCATCATCGTTGGCGGTGGTGGCGCCGGTATGCGCGCTGCGCTGCAGCTCTCCCAGTCGGGGCATAAGACCGCCGTGGTTACCAAGGTCTTCCCGACCCGTTCGCACACCGTGTCTGCTCAGGGTGGCATCACCTGTGCGATCGCCTCTGCCGACCCGAACGATGACTGGCGTTGGCACATGTACGATACCGTCAAGGGCTCCGACTATATCGGTGACCAGGACGCGATCGAATACATGTGCTCGGTCGGCCCGGAAGCCGTGTTCGAACTCGAGCACATGGGCCTGCCGTTCTCCCGTACCGAAACCGGTCGCATCTACCAGCGTCCGTTCGGCGGTCAGTCCAAGGACTACGGCAAGGGTGGCCAGGCTGCCCGTACCTGTGCCGCTGCCGACCGTACCGGCCACGCGCTGCTGCACACCCTTTATCAGGGCAACCTGAAAAACGACACCACCTTCCTCAACGAGTGGTATGCAGTCGACCTGGTGAAAAACCAGGATGGCGCAGTGGTCGGTGTCATCGCCATCTGCATCGAGAATGGCGAAACCGTCTACATTCGCTCCAAGGCCACGGTTCTGGCCACCGGCGGTGCCGGCCGTATCTACGCATC is part of the Stutzerimonas balearica DSM 6083 genome and harbors:
- a CDS encoding flagellin; the encoded protein is MALTVNTNIASLNTQRNLSNSSNALQTSMQRLSTGSRINSAKDDAAGLQIANRLTSQISGLGVAVKNANDGISMAQTAEGAMQQSTNILQRMRDLSLQAANGSNDSADRGALQKEVAQLQQEMDRIAETTVFGGRKLLNGTFSGVQFQVGSNANETIGFSIGSARAEDLGRVNALSFAGLDSSNVASGSTGGIATQDLTFKVDNRESTVSLTAGASARDVADAVNAEVDGVTAKATTVAQVGFADIAGGTDGADPADDVEVSMSFKINGITLSNIGNADGMTGAEQAEALQKAIQSESRLSDLQVSIDGTDPTKLNITDSTGKNISVELAGQTGVAAVTLDSMQSDAAGVLTGTGAAQDLITAGDEAGVVTGHVSFTATAGAVSVKSSVNANNGLGTLGTTEVVGTLTDSGKRVSTIDISTVDGAQSAIDVIDAALASIDDTRANMGAVQNRFENTISNLQNISENVSAARGRIQDTDFAAETANLSKNQILQQAGTAILAQAKQLPQAVLSLLQ
- a CDS encoding flagellar protein FlaG, with amino-acid sequence MPSPRQEAGFSLLQGEGGFGKAPQNVDVNEAVERIRTQVQTLQRDLNFSVDDSTGQVVVQVLDGDSGKVVRQIPSEDILRLAERLDEMRSLLFEAKA
- the fliD gene encoding flagellar filament capping protein FliD, coding for MAGVTGIGSGIDIDSIVASMVAAERAPKESQLATLEKKTTTQITAIGALKGAISDFQAALGALNKPNLFQARSATSSKSDLVGVTAATTAGAGSYQLEVKSLASSSKVALQPFTNTAEAPATFGGGTLTFKVGDESLSVTVDDANNTLVGIRDAVNASGKEVGLTATIVTDDAGARLVLSSASTGTGEDITVEGKTTNAGMGSLSLEALKFDGSIVEPKLSDFENDPQGYESAMALYREGPMTLSKAQSAQISVDGLLITSKTNKVDSAIEGVTLDLKAKTAANEPLTITVAEDKVGVKKQIQSFVDSYNKLIGVINAQTKVTAVGDDKAPLTGALVGDATARTLLNTIRNELVNVQSDGAIRALTDIGITTQKDGTLAIDSTKLDKAMANNFAELPALFTGEQGLATRLDNKLKPYTETGGILEQRNKAMTETISKIDDQKEDLTRRIASLQERLYKQFNAMDTLVGQLTNTSNSLLASLENLPWAASNSKK
- the fliS gene encoding flagellar export chaperone FliS; amino-acid sequence: MNAMAAMRQYQQVGVKAQVTEADPHRLIQMLMQGGLDRIAQARGAMLRQAYAEKGVLIGKAINIVGGLRDVLDKEAGGELAENLERLYEYMTMRLFEASRHNDVGKLDEVASLLSEVKNGWDAIGPNA
- a CDS encoding pyrimidine/purine nucleoside phosphorylase, with amino-acid sequence MFKVNEYFDGTVKSIAFDMVEGPATVGVMAPGEYEFGTSQLEVMHVIAGSLDVKLPDAEDYRTFAAGTQFTVPANSKFQLKVAVDTAYLCEYR
- a CDS encoding YkgJ family cysteine cluster protein, with protein sequence MECRSGCGACCIAPSISSPIPGMPQGKPAGVRCAQLSAQFRCLIFGDAERPAVCSAFQAEPAICGQDREDAVRILGWLEQATA
- a CDS encoding START domain-containing protein; translated protein: MLPLLSVQAAEGWELAKEEDGVKVYLQTVPGSKYKAYRGVAMMDTDVATLKKLQEDVGGACAWIHECKEQKLLKQEGSTAVTYTRFNTPWPVTPRDSVVQVTESKLKNGGLRRDLKGLPQYLPEEDGYVRVSEVEGFWEMNPQPGGEVEVVYQVHTEPGGSVPSWLANKFVVEAPLNTLRNLRERAEKR
- the gltA gene encoding citrate synthase encodes the protein MADKKAQLIIEGAAPVELPVYSGTVGPDVIDVRSLGTSTGHFTFDPGFMSTASCESKITYIDGDQGILLHRGYPIEQLAEKSDYLETCYLLLNGELPTVEQKAKFVDTIKNHTIVHEQLKTFLNGFRRDAHPMAVMCGIVGALSAFYHDSLDINNPQHREISAHRLIAKMPTIAAMVYKYSMGQPLMYPRNDLNYAENFLHMMFNTPAEVKPISPVLAKAMDRIFILHADHEQNASTSTVRLAGSTGANPFACIAAGIAALWGPAHGGANEAVLTMLDEIGDVSNIEKFLAKAKDKNDPFKLMGFGHRVYKNFDPRAKVMKQTCDEVLGELGINDPQLELAMKLEEIALSDPYFAERNLYPNVDFYSGIILKAIGIPTSMFTVIFAMSRTVGWISHWKEMIASGQKIGRPRQLYTGPAKRDLPR
- the sdhC gene encoding succinate dehydrogenase, cytochrome b556 subunit, with translation MKSQRPVNLDLRTIKLPITAYTSILHRVSGVILFIGIALMLFALDASLSSPEGFDEVRGYLSSPLAKLIVWALLSALLYHLVAGIRHLVMDTGHGETLEGGKLGSKIVIIVSAVLIVLAGVWIW
- the sdhD gene encoding succinate dehydrogenase, hydrophobic membrane anchor protein, which encodes MVTNVTNFSRSGLYDWMAQRVSAVVLAAYFLFLLGYLIANPGLEFAQWRELFSANWMRIFSLLALVSLSVHAWVGMWTISTDYLTNMAIGKWATGVRFLFQAVCGIAMFTFFVWGVQILWGI